The segment CACTATTAGACAGATGATACAACGTCACTCCTGACAGACGCTCATCCGACGCAAAACGGCGCATCCGGCCAGGCCCAAACACCTCCTCCAGCGCTTCCAGCAGACGCGTGCGCGGTGCTTTGCGATCTTTCCAGGCTCCGCCAGCTCGAAGCAGTGCCAGCTCTCGATCCAGGTCTTCTTTCCAGTATTCGCACAGATCAAGCAGTAGCTCCGGATCGTCGGCTCCTACGATCATGGCCCGTCCGCTGACAATGGGCGCAACGCGCGGCAGCGAAAGCACACACCCCAGCGCAAGCGCCGAAAGCGGGAGTTCAGAGCGGCCATTCGGGTAGAAGTTAAGCTGCTGTTGGCCCATGAGCATTGGAAACAGATCCCGGGCAGCGCGAACTACGGCCGGACGTTCAGGAAAAAACGTACAGGCCTCTGCAAGAAGTGACGCAGCGTTGCGAGCACTTTCAAAGGTACGGGTAATCTTCTGAGCTCGCTCTTCTGGCTTTTTAGACCATGAGGGATTATCAAAGGCATTCAAAGTAAACAAGATAGAACAGGGTTTCTGCAGATATTTGTCCTGATAATCCTGCTCCAGTTCATCCATCCATTGTTCCCACTGGCGCTGCGTAACTTCCTCAGGCCGCTCATTGCCTGTGGCCAGTACAACAACAGCTACCCCCATGTCAATCAGCGCGTGTCCGGTCCAACGCAAACCAACGAGCGTCTCCATATGGCTGTATCCGCTTAGTTTCGCGCCTTTCTTTTCGGGCGTGGACGTCTGCGTACCCGCACAGAGGGCCCTATCGGCTCCCCCAGGGCGCCGAAGCCACAGCCGGTGAGTTCGCCGGCCCCGACCAGCCAGGCAAATTGCACCGCCTCAGGCGGACCTTCGACAATCACGGGACACATGCTGCCCCGGTGATCGATGCCCTTGATGCGCACGAGCTTGGTCTTGGCCCCTCGGTAGCGGCGGTCAAAACGCATGCTCGCCTGCGGCGCCAGATGGCCCAGCCCCGCCGCTGTCAGCTTGCGCCGAAAGACGCGCGTGAGTACCTCGTCGGCTCCTTCATCCGCCCAGGTCAGGTAATCCCGCCCCCCATCAGCCCGCACCCGCCGCGCCACTACCGGACTTTCCACCCGGAATACCACCCGCTCCCCAAATACCGGAATCGGCACTGCCTGCACCTCGGCTACAGCCATGCCCGCAATCACCGCCGGCTCCCGAAAAATGCCTGCCACCACCCGCTGCACCTGCTCTCCTTCATAGAAACTGAGCGTCCAGAAAGCTCCTTTCGGGAAATACAACCCGTCTTTTCCCAATCGTCCGCCCTGCAGCCAGCCGAAGCTGTACAGACTCAATCCATCGTGCCAGTCATTCTGGCCCAGCCAGCGATGCAGCACCCCCGCCAGCCGATAAGGATAGGTAAACGGTACCGGCTCGCAAGCAGGCGTCAAAAACAGGCGAAGACGCATACGTCCCCTCGTTTAAGTCGTCTGTGAACGGGAAGGCGTGTGCGGCCCCCGATAAACAGGCGCACCGTAACGCTCCGCCATACGGCGGGCTTCGCTGGCAATGCGATGGCGCAGCACCGGCGGACCGATCACCTCGCACTCGGCCCCATAGCTGAGCACCCAGCGCGCCACATCGGCCAGCCCCGTCACCTGCAGATGCACATCCAGCGACCCGTCCGGACGCTCAATCAGCACCTGGCTGGGATGCCACTGCTCTTCCCGAATCCAGCGCGCCTGATACGGCGAAAAACGCAGATGCACTGCATAGGTCCGCTCATCCCGGTGCATCCCAAAAGCCGGCCCCAGGTACGCTTCCAGGTCGAAATCCGGCCGCCGGGTAAACGTCTCCTCCCGCACTTCCAGATGGCGAATGCGGTCGATCCGGAAGTCCCGCATGGCCTCCCGCAACCGGCAGTAAGCAACCAGGTACCAGCGGCTCTGGTAAGCCACGACGGCATAGGGCTCCACGTCGCGCTCGGTAACGGCGTCCGCATAGTTGGCATAGTAGCGCAGATGGACCACCCGCTGCTCAGCAGCCGCCCGGCGCAACACGTCCAGGTAGCGCAGTGGCGTGCGCGGCCGAGGCCCCATCTCGAAGCGTAGCGTGCGCGTGAGCGTGTCAGGATCCACATGAATCGGCTCGGGCAGATGCGCTGCCAGACGCTCAACCGCGGCCTCCAGTAACGCTGCATCCGGTGTGTCCCCAAACGCCTCCAACGCCAACCGGGCCACCAGAAACGCAGCCAGCTCGGCCCGGTCCATCGCAATCAACGGCAGATTGTCCGTGAACGGCTCCTCCAGATAGTAGGTCTGCCGTCGGCGATCATACGCGACCGGCACGCCCAACCGCCGCAGGTACTCAATGTCGCTGGCAATCGTGCGACGAGATACCTCAAAATGACGCGCCGCACGCGCCGTCGTTAGTGGACGCCCACTGCGTAACCATTCGATCAGACGCTGCAACCGCAAAATCTGCGGCCCTCGAAGCGGGCGGCCGCCGGTCGCATGCCCGGCCATGACACCCTACTGGTTCAGCTCATTGCCCCAACGCTTTCATAATACAATAGACACCGTGCAGGGTAGCTTCATAACCTCCTGTGGAAAACTTTTTTGCTCAATAGGAATGGCCCCCTCTAAGACGCAGCGCCAGACCTCCATCTTGCCTAATCTTCCAGCAAAAAGGCACCAAACCAGGCAGTAAAAACCGAGGGGTCTCTCTCAGACTAGAAGCTCTTCCTCCTTAAAAAATCAATCCCTTAGGCCATGCTCCCTCTCTTTACCTTCCGACTCGCGAAGGTCATGATCCTTCTCAGCAGGATCCTGGTTGTGCGCTTCTGGATTTGCAACAGTTTTTCTAGCTGCATCAACCGCCTTGTTCAGGCAGCAACTATCCTGTATTCCAGCCACTTTTTAAGCACAATTCTGGAATAGCGGGACAAACGAGCTTCAGCGAACGGATACGACCGGTGCCCTTTATCCCTCAACGGGCTCAGGTGATGCCGGAACTTTCTTTCCGAACAACCGCAGCCCAAACAGCAGCACAGTTGCCGCCACAGGCATGGCCACCCACCAGGGCAAACCAAAACCCGTCGGCAGCGTGCCCAGCAATACCGCCACCAGTCCGACAAACAGCGCATAGGGGAGCTGCGTGCGCACATGCTCCACATGATCACAGCCCGAAGCCATCGACGAAAGAATCGTCGTGTCGGAGATGGGCGAGCAGTGGTCGCCCCAGACAGCGCCAGCCAGCACCGCTGAGACGGTCGAGTAGATGATATGGTGATACTCCGCCTCGGTATGCAGTCCGCTGGCAGCCAGCACATGCCAGGCCAGGGGCACAACCAGCGGCAGCAGAATACCCATGGTTCCCCAGCTTGTGCCGGTGGCAAAAGCCGTGGCAGCAGACAGCACAAACACAAGCGCCGGTACCAGTCCAGGCGCCAGTCGCTCGCTGAGCACCGACGACAGATACTGGGCCGTGCGCAGCTCCTCCGTAATCGAGGAAAGCGCCCAGGCCAGCAGCAGAATAATCATGGCAAAAAACATGGAACGCAGGCCCGCGTACCAGGCCTCCATGGTCTCGTCGAGCGTCAGGATCCGCTGGCCTATCGAAAGGGCTGCCGCTGTTAACACGCCCAGCAGCGATCCCCACATGAGCGCCCGGTACGAATCAGCGCTGCCGATGATCTCCCGGAGCGTTTCCCCTTCCCCGGTTGCGTAGAGCCCTCCCAGCACCGAAACAAACAGGACGAGGATAGGAATCAGGGCATTGCGCGCGCGGTGTGGTTTGTCGGCAGGCGGGCGCAACTCGCGGCCTTCGGCCGCAGCTTCATCAATGCGTGCGTTTGGTCCCAGCACCTGGCCGGTCGACCGCGCCCGCACTTCCGCCCGGTACATCGGCCCAAAGTCTCGCTGCGACCAGGCTACAGCAAACACAAATAGCAGGGCCAGCCAGGGATAAAAGCTGTAGGGAATGGAATTCAGAAAAATGGAATACGCACTCTCATCATAGCCGGGAAGCTGGGCCACGGCGGTTCCAACCAGTCCCACTTCATAGCCGATCCAGGTTGTCACGAAAGCCAGCGCAGCGACCGGAGCTGCGGTTGAATCGACAATGTAGGCCAGTTTTTCGCGAGAGATGCGAAGGCGGTCGGTGACGGGCCGCATGGTGTTGCCCACCACCAGCGTGTTGGCATAGTCATCGAAGAAAATCAGTAGCCCCAGCACGGCTGTAGCCAGTTGGCCACGCCGGGGATCGCTGGCCCAGCGCACGATGCGATTGACCACGCCCTGCATCCCCCCATTTTTTGAAATGATCCCCACCATTCCCCCGATCATCAGCGAAAAAAGCACAATGGCTGCATGATCCGGGTTAGCCAGCGCGTTGCGGACGTACACATCGAACGTGTCGAGCAGCCCCTGCCATAGACCGGCAAGCGAAAAATCGACGGCCAGCCAGGCCCCCAGCCAGATTCCCAGAAACAGCGCAGGCACAACCCGCCGAAACAACAGGGCAATGACAATGGCCAGCAGAGGCGGCAACACCGAGGTCCACCCCGGCAACACCCGCACTTCGGCTTGAGCCAGCACCCGATCTCCCCGCGTCAGCACCACCGCAACCCGACCGCTGCGCATGGCCCGCACGCTGTCGGCTTTGAGGACGCCATCGATTAGCTTCAGGGCATACGTCTGGCCGGCTACGTGCACAGCATAACCGCTATCGGACGCGACACCCTCCAGGGTCACCGTAAAGGGCAGGTCCTTCAACACAAGGCCGGGCACCCGTAGATGCGGCTGCGCCGCTACG is part of the Rhodothermus profundi genome and harbors:
- a CDS encoding CRISPR-associated endoribonuclease Cas6 produces the protein MRLRLFLTPACEPVPFTYPYRLAGVLHRWLGQNDWHDGLSLYSFGWLQGGRLGKDGLYFPKGAFWTLSFYEGEQVQRVVAGIFREPAVIAGMAVAEVQAVPIPVFGERVVFRVESPVVARRVRADGGRDYLTWADEGADEVLTRVFRRKLTAAGLGHLAPQASMRFDRRYRGAKTKLVRIKGIDHRGSMCPVIVEGPPEAVQFAWLVGAGELTGCGFGALGEPIGPSVRVRRRPRPKRKARN
- a CDS encoding helix-turn-helix transcriptional regulator; amino-acid sequence: MAGHATGGRPLRGPQILRLQRLIEWLRSGRPLTTARAARHFEVSRRTIASDIEYLRRLGVPVAYDRRRQTYYLEEPFTDNLPLIAMDRAELAAFLVARLALEAFGDTPDAALLEAAVERLAAHLPEPIHVDPDTLTRTLRFEMGPRPRTPLRYLDVLRRAAAEQRVVHLRYYANYADAVTERDVEPYAVVAYQSRWYLVAYCRLREAMRDFRIDRIRHLEVREETFTRRPDFDLEAYLGPAFGMHRDERTYAVHLRFSPYQARWIREEQWHPSQVLIERPDGSLDVHLQVTGLADVARWVLSYGAECEVIGPPVLRHRIASEARRMAERYGAPVYRGPHTPSRSQTT
- a CDS encoding Na+/H+ antiporter NhaC family protein → MRARTIVWLLGIMLGLTHAVAAQPHLRVPGLVLKDLPFTVTLEGVASDSGYAVHVAGQTYALKLIDGVLKADSVRAMRSGRVAVVLTRGDRVLAQAEVRVLPGWTSVLPPLLAIVIALLFRRVVPALFLGIWLGAWLAVDFSLAGLWQGLLDTFDVYVRNALANPDHAAIVLFSLMIGGMVGIISKNGGMQGVVNRIVRWASDPRRGQLATAVLGLLIFFDDYANTLVVGNTMRPVTDRLRISREKLAYIVDSTAAPVAALAFVTTWIGYEVGLVGTAVAQLPGYDESAYSIFLNSIPYSFYPWLALLFVFAVAWSQRDFGPMYRAEVRARSTGQVLGPNARIDEAAAEGRELRPPADKPHRARNALIPILVLFVSVLGGLYATGEGETLREIIGSADSYRALMWGSLLGVLTAAALSIGQRILTLDETMEAWYAGLRSMFFAMIILLLAWALSSITEELRTAQYLSSVLSERLAPGLVPALVFVLSAATAFATGTSWGTMGILLPLVVPLAWHVLAASGLHTEAEYHHIIYSTVSAVLAGAVWGDHCSPISDTTILSSMASGCDHVEHVRTQLPYALFVGLVAVLLGTLPTGFGLPWWVAMPVAATVLLFGLRLFGKKVPASPEPVEG